One genomic window of Salmo salar chromosome ssa12, Ssal_v3.1, whole genome shotgun sequence includes the following:
- the LOC106564009 gene encoding zinc finger protein 436-like, with product MSSLSYSLTSKEEEVSWPEKEALGLNIIVKEEEEEDFTVKGQEGDEEDAVFGVKKEVVTVKEEEEDFKIIKEEEEAITLKEEVIVKGEEEPFRVDEEEEDISIKEEDVLGVEKEEEIETEDLIDTRERPDSNSDSGKSSSVAPDSETPKPARQHHCSHCGKSFWWLGHLRHHKRTHTGEKPYQCSQCGKRFTMLGNLKQHERTHTAERPFKCSKCGKSFTWLRYLNKHEEIHLVGRKTCQCSQCGKRFTTLGYLKTHKRIHSGEKPYQCSQCGMTYNQLGNLKSHERIHTGEKPFQCSQCGKRFTGSKNLKLHVRIHRDKHTNTQEGKEEEKTYHCSHCGKTFSRSEDLKSHERIERLCSDLCF from the exons atgagctcactaaGCTACTCCCTCACTTCTAAAGAAGAAGAGGTCAGCTGgccggagaaagaagctctggggctgaacattatcgtaaaagaagaagaagaggaagatttTACAGTGAAAGGACAGGAAGGTGACGAAGAAGATGCAGTGTTTGGAGTGAAGAAGGAGGTAgtcacagtgaaagaagaggaggaagatttcaaaataataaaggaggaagaggaggctattACATTGAAAGAAGAAGTTAtagtgaaaggagaggaagaacCTTTTAGagtggatgaggaagaggaggatatctCAATAAAAGAGGAAGATGTCTTGGgagtggagaaggaggaggagattgAGACTGAAGATCTGATTGACACCA gagagagaccagattCTAACTCTGACAGCGGGAAGAGTTCTTCAGTGGCACCAGACTCAGAGACACCCAAACCAGCAAGACAACAtcactgctcccactgtggaaagagtttttggTGGTTAGGGCACCTTAGACACCATAAGAGAacgcacacaggggagaagccctaccaatgctcccagtgtggaaagagatttaccatgttagggaacctgaaacagcatgagaggacacacactgcAGAAAggcctttcaaatgttctaagtgtggaaagagttttacatgGTTAAGGTACCTGAATAAGCATGAGGAAATACACCTCGTAGGGAGGAAGACCTGCcaatgctctcagtgtggaaagagatttacTACGTTAGGGTACCTGAAAACACACAAGAGAATACACtccggagagaagccttaccaatgCTCCCAATGTGGAATGACTTATAACCAGTTAGGgaacctgaaatcacatgagagaatacacactggagaaAAGCCCTTCcagtgctcccagtgtggaaagagatttacTGGTTCAAAGAACCTGAAATTGCATGTGAGAATACATCGAGATAAACATACAAATAcacaggaggggaaggaggaggagaagacataccactgctctcattgCGGAAAGACATTTTCCCggtcagaggacctgaaatcacatgagagaatagagaggctgtgttccGACTTGTGTTTTTGA
- the LOC106564011 gene encoding gastrula zinc finger protein XlCGF17.1, protein MSSLDYSPPAKEEVCWTVKEEKEEEAVTVKREVAGEAVTVKQEVEDEAVTVKEEEAFRVKQEEAKAQDADVGVEGEITGHLINTRAISDCHSDRGKSPSGEPDPETSKPVRRHHCSQCGKIFFRLKHLKEHKRTHTGEKPYHCSQCGMGFGHLGYLKVHERTHTVERPFQCSQCGQRFVQSSHLKEHERTHTGDKPFQCSQCKKSYNKLGNLKMHARIHTGEKPFHCSLCEKSFTYLGILKKHEMTHTREKPFQCSQCGKSLTEHTQEGRRPNVVKTS, encoded by the exons atgagctcTCTAGACTACTCTccccctgctaaagaagaggtctgctggacggtgaaagaggagaaggaagaggaggctgtcacCGTCAAAAGAGAAGTAgcgggtgaggctgttacagttaaacaagaagtagaggatgaggctgttacagtgaaagaagaggaagctTTCAGAGTGAAACAGGAGGAAGCGAAAGCGCAGGATGCAGATGTTGGAGTGGAGGGGGAGATCACTGGacatctgattaacacca GAGCGATATCAgactgtcactctgacagaggaaAGAGTCCTTCAGGAGAACCAGATCCAGAGACGTCCAAACCAGTGAGGCGACACCACTGCTCACAGTGTGGAAAGATATTTTTCAGGTTAAAGCACCTGAAAGAACATAAGAGAacgcacacaggggagaagccttatcattgctcccagtgtggaatgGGTTTTGGACACTTAGGGTATCTAAAAGTGCATGAAAGAACACACACTGTAGAGAGGCCTTTTCAATGCTCTCAGTGTGGCCAGAGATTTGTCCAGTCATCACATCTGAAAgagcatgagagaacacacaccggagataagcctttccaatgttctcAATGTAAAAAGAGTTATAACAAGTTAGGGAACCTGAAAATGCATgcgagaatacacacaggagagaagcctttccactgctccctgtgtgaaaagagttttaccTATTTAGGGATACTGAAAAAGCATGAAatgacacacacacgagagaagcCATTCCAATGCTcccaatgtggaaaaagtttgacagaacacacacaggaggggAGAAGACCTAACGTTGTTAAGACCAGTTAA